The Streptomyces rimosus genomic interval TGGCCGTCCTGTACATCGAGCCCGACGGGGACATGCGGAACAGCATCAACTTGCAGTTCCCGAGCGGCACGCCGCTCGACGAGCAGGTGGCTACGGCGGACCGCATCCTCACCGCTGTGCAGCGGTGGCGGGACAGCATCGTCGCTGACCGCGACCGGAACCGCACCGCGGCCGACGAACTCGCTGAAGCCCGCGCAGAGATCGCTCGCCTGAAGGCGGAGGCCGAGGGCGGTGACGAGACGTGACCCGCCCCATGTGTGTGGAGACGCTGGTGGCCCGCATCATCCGGGGCCTGCACGAGGAAGATGAGCGGTTCCCGGCGACGCGCGGCTGGCAGGTGGGGGCGATGCCCGATGGGCTGCCGCTGCTCGCCGCCGAGCTGGCCGCGGCGGGCCCGGACGATGCGATGGACGTGCTGAAGCGGCTGGGTGAGCACCGTAAGTGGCGGCTGCTGGACGTCGACGACCCGGCCCGCATCGCGGTGGTCTTCACGTGGCCGGAGCCAGAGCACGGTCAGCCCCGCCCCCAGCCGGAGGCCGTCGTGCAGCTGTGGGCGCCGGCCGCAGCGGAGGTGAGGGCCGCGTGACCGCCGCCGACGCCTACGCCCTGTGCCTGCTGCTGGCTCCGGCCTGTGCCGCGCAGATTGCCCGGCTGCAGCAGCAGGTCGACGACCTGACGCACGAGCGCGACGCGGCCCGCCGCACCGTCGAGCAGCAGCAGACCGAACACGCCAACTGGCGGCTGGAGTACGGGCCGCGACACCCGAGGGGGGACCAGTGACCGAGTATCCGCACGTTGCTTACATGCAGGCCGTCGCCGACGCGCTAGCAGCCGCACAGGTGGGTCCAGACGCGTGGGATACCTGGAGCGATGACGAGATCGTCATGACCGGCGTCTTCCAATGGGTCGACGAGGAGCGTCCGCGCCACAGCACAGCCGCATACCCCTTCGGCCTGGCCGTGCGCTGGGACTCCGACGAGGGATGGCGCTACGGCCGCTACATCGACCACCACGGCTCCCTGCAAAGCCTGCACTTTCTGCCCGTGGACTGGCTGAGCGACCCGGCATCCATCGCCGCGGCCGTCAAGGCGATCTGCGCCGGCCCCGTGGACGATCACCCCAGCACTCGTAGCCGCTGGCAGCACGCAGACGAGCTGGAGGCCGCGCTCCCCGAGGAGGAGATGTGACCGGCGGCCGAAAGACGAGCACGATAGGCGTTCCGGGCCATTACCGTCCTGGCGCCAACAGTAATCACCTTGAGGGCCTGTGCCCCGAGTGTGACGCGCACCGCCTGGTGCAGCTGACACCCGACCAAGCTGAGTGGCAGTACCGCGACGGCCGCGTCTCGCAGGCCCAGTACGAGGCGTACATGCACGCCTGGGCGACCAGCGCCGTGCGGTACGGACCTGACCAGCTCTACGAGCGCGAGCCCTCCGACATCGAAGTCAAGAAGATCGTCGCCGAGATCCGGCTCGCGTTCGAGGCCCTCAATACGGCCAACGACTCCAGCAGGTCGCGATGATGCGCCGCACCACCGCCGCCACCACCGTCGCGCTGCTGCTGGCCGCGTCCGCGCTGACGGCGTGCACCGACCGCGACGACGACTGCGACGACCGGTCCATGGCCCCGGCGGCGGTGTCCGCGCCGCTGAAGCCCGGCCCTGGCGCGCGGGGTTCCCGCGGCAAGGCGGCCAAGCCGAAGGCGAAGACGCCGCGGCACAGCATCGGCCACGTCCACACCCACGACTACTGCGACGAGGACTGAGCCATGACGAGCATCCCCGAAGCACTGGCCGCCCTCTCCGGTGGCGACCTGCCCGCCGACGCGGTGCGTGAGGAGCGCTGCCTCAAGCCGCCGATCGGCTGCGGCAAGCCGCTGATCTCGGAGAATGGCGAGGCGCGCGTCTTCTGGAACGAGGACGAGGCCCGCCAGTACGAAACCGAGTGGCGCATCACCGGACTGTGCCCCGACTGCCAGGACTCCGTCGAGGACGACGCGGCGGAACCGGCGGACATGTGGCCGACGATCCGCGACTTCGTGGCCTGGCTGGATGACGCGAACGGCCGCGACGAGCACGAGAAGACCCTCCGCATCCTGAAGATCACCGAGGAGGCGGGGGAAGTCGCCCAAGCGTGGATCGGCATGACCGGCCAGAACCCGCGCAAGGGCGTCACCCACACCCGCGAGGACGTCGCCGACGAACTCTGCGACGTGGCCATCACCGCGCTGACGGCGCTCGCCTCGGTCGTCGACAACCCCGAGCAGGTATTCGCGGCGCACCTCGGCCGCGTCCAGACGCGGGTGCGGGAGGCGACGGCATGAGGTCCCCGATCGCCGCCGTCCGCTCCCGGGCCCGGCGCCGCGGCAAGACCCCCGGGCAGCTGCGCGCCGAGTGCGACGACCTGGTGTGCACGGTCGTGCGGCTCACCGCCGAGAACGACCGGCTGCGCTACGAACGCGCCCGGCTGGAGGCCGACTTCGACCGCGCGGCCGTCGACTACTCCGGCGCCCTCGAAGACCTGCGGGTGGCCCGCGAGGAGGCCGTGCGGCTGCGGACGGCGCTCGCCGCCTGGTCCGAGAAGAAGGTGACGGCGTCATGACCCGCCCGCCGCTCGTCGGAGCCGATCTGTGGAACAAGGTGATGCGGGCCGCCGGGGACCGCTGCGAGTGCCGCGGGGTGTGCGGCAAGCGGCACGACCCCGACCGGCGCGGTCGGCAGATGCGCTGCCCGCACGAGAACGGGATGCTCGTCAGCAAGATCGGCGAGATCAAGCTGATCGCCGTGCCGCGTGACCCGTCGGTGGACTTCACCGCCGCCGCGTCCCTGCCCGCCTCCCGACTGATCGCGCTGTGCCCGTCGTGTGACGGGGCCGTGCGCCGCATCTTCAAGCGGGCGGCCAAGCGGCTGCCGCCGCAGGAGGACGGGCTGTTCGACAGCGCGCCGTACTACGTCGACCCGGCCAGCACGAAGCAGGCCGACGTGGGCGCCGCCTGACCCGCCGGGCCGCCGGATGACCACGGCCGGCGGCCCGGCGCACCAACCACCCACTCGCTCAGGCCGCCCGCCCTTCCCCGCGGGCGGCCGGGCGGACCACACCCTTCCGGAGGTCCACATGGACACCACGAGCAGCACCGAGGCGGTGACCGCCTCGTGAACATCGTCGACCCGGTCGCCGCCGACATCGCCCAGCAGCAGGGCATGGACGACGCCGCAGCCCACACCG includes:
- a CDS encoding MazG-like family protein, with the protein product MTSIPEALAALSGGDLPADAVREERCLKPPIGCGKPLISENGEARVFWNEDEARQYETEWRITGLCPDCQDSVEDDAAEPADMWPTIRDFVAWLDDANGRDEHEKTLRILKITEEAGEVAQAWIGMTGQNPRKGVTHTREDVADELCDVAITALTALASVVDNPEQVFAAHLGRVQTRVREATA